The Thermoanaerobacterium thermosaccharolyticum DSM 571 region CTTGAATGAACAGTCCTATGAGCTGGAGGAATATGATGAGCAACTGGTAAGGCGGCTTATTGAAAAAGTTACGGTATTTGATAATAAGCTGACCGTTGAGTTTAAGTCTGGAGTAGAGATTGATGTATTAATTTAAAATGAACTTGACCGCCGATTGAGGAGAAATACTTCTTGATGGGCGGTTCTTTTCTATTTATACTTGGGGATAATCTAATAAATAAACACACTTGAACAATTACTCATATGTTTTTATTGACAAACGGAGAATTGAGGTTTACAATATATATGAAAGTTTATTCAAGCGTTCAATTGAATGATAAAGAGGTGATATAAATATGGCAAAAAAAATTCAACCAATTGAAAGATGCGACTGTGATGTAATACATGAGGAAATTGTAAATAAAGTGCGAGAAAAAATGCCTCAAGAAGAAACTCTATATGATCTAGCAGAACTATTTAAAGTTTTTGGAGATTCAACAAGAATTAAGATACTCTGGGCATTAGATGAATCAGAGATGTGCGTTTGCGATATTGCATTCTTATTAAATATGACCCAATCAGCAATTTCACATCAGCTAAGAGTCTTAAAGCAGGCTGAACTAGTAAAGAGCAGAAGAGAAGGAAAGATTGTATTCTACTCTCTTGAAGATGAACATGTAAAGCAAATATTTGACCAGGGATTAATTCATATTTCAGAAGAAAGTAAGTAAAGGAGGGTCAGTAATGTTAAAGAAGGAAGTAATTTTAGAAGGTTTAGATTGCGCAAATTGTGCAGCTAAAATTGAAGATGAGGTTAATAAATTAAATGGAGTCAAAGCCTATATGAACTTCATGAACAAGACATTGACTTTAGAAACTGAATCAGAGCAAGAGTATAAGAATACATTACAGCAAGTTAAAACCATAGTGCACAAGCACGAACCGGATGTGGTAGTGAAAGAAAAATCCGTTAACAAGAGCAATAAAAAAGTATTAATACTTGAAGGACTTGACTGTGCGAATTGTGCTGCAAAGATTGAAGCTCAAACACAAAGCCTTGAAGGAGTAAATAGTGCGACCGTTGATTTTGTATCTAAGAAGCTGACAATTGAAGCGGTCGATAAAAAGGAATTTGGTAAAATTCTTGGAGAAGTAACATCCATTGTAAATAAACTTGAGCCGGATGTTAAAATAGTTGATGCAGAGAAGAAAAAGGTGAACAAAAGCATAGTAATGCTTGAAGGACTTGGCTGCGCGAATTGTGCAGCTAAAATGGAAAAAGAAATAAGCGGTCTAGAAGGAGTTGAATTTGCTGCAGTAGATTTTGTTTCGAAGAAACTAACACTGGAAATAAGTCCGAAAGTCAACCGCTCTGAGTTAAATGAGAAGATTGAAGGCATAGTAAAGAAAATAGAGCCAGATGTAAAGGTCATTTTTGAGGAGAATAACTCCAAGACCAAAATAAACGAAAATAACGAAGAGGAAGAAGAAGGTGTCAACAAAAAAGAAATCATAAGACTTGTGGTCGGTGGAGCAATATTTGCCGTGGGAATCATCTTTAATTTCCAAAATTGGCTTGAGCTTACCTTGTTTATTATTAGTTATATCATAGTTGGTGGAGAGGTTGTCTTAAGAGCAATAAAAGGTATTGCCCGCGGTCAGGTATTCAGTGAGCATTTTTTGATGAGTATTGCTACCATTGGTGCTTTCTTCGTTGGAGAGTATCCAGAAGGTGTAGCAGTTATGCTGTTCTATCTGGTAGGTGAATTGTTTCAGGATATAGCTGTAGGTCACTCCAGAAAATCAATACGTGCTTTGATGGATATTCGTCCTGACTATGCAAATCTTAAAGTTGGCGATGAGATCAGGAAAGTATCTCCTGAAGAGGTAAACATAGGTGACATCATTATTGTTAAACCAGGAGAAAAAGTTCCCCTCGATGGCAAGGTTATAGAAGGAAACTCAATGGTTGACACTGCAGCGTTAACAGGGGAATCTGTTCCTCGTGAACTCGGGCCAGGAGACGATGCATTGAGCGGATTCATTAATAAAAATGGCGTTTTGACAATAGAGGTAACAAAGGATTTTGGTGATTCAACTGTATCTAAAATTTTGGATCTGGTTCAGAATGCCAGCAGTAAGAAGGCTCCTACAGAAAAATTTATAACAAAATTTGCCCGTTTCTATACTCCGATTGTAGTCTTTGGAGCATTAGCCTTAGCAATCATACCTCCATTGGTGATCCCCGGTGCAACTTTCTCTACATGGATATATCGAGCCTTAGTGTTCTTAGTTATATCTTGTCCATGTGCGTTAGTAATTTCAATACCATTGGGCTTCTTCGGAGGGATTGGTGGAGCATCGAAGAGAGGTATATTAGTAAAAGGCAGTAACTATCTTGACGCGTTGAACAATGTGGAAACAGTTGTTTTCGATAAGACAGGTACTTTAACTAAAGGTATATTTGAGGTTGTGGATGTTAACCCCCAAGCCGATTTTACTGATGAGGAATTGATTGAATATGCAGCATTTGCTGAAAGTCACTCAAGTCATCCAATTGCACTATCCATTTTGAAAGTCTATAACAAAGATGTCGATATTACTAAAATTGAAAACTATGAGGAAATTGCAGGTCATGGGATTTTAGCTAAAGTTGGTGGTAAAGAGATTCTTGTCGGAAATAGCAAACTGATGAATAAAGAAAACATTAAATATCAGGAAGTTGAGACTCTGGGTACAATAGTACATGTTGCAGTAGACAAGAAATATGCAGGCAATATTGTAATCTCTGACGCAGTGAAGGAAGATTCAGCTGATGCGATTAAAGGATTGAAGGCATTAGGTGTTAGAAATACTGTTATGCTTACTGGTGATTCGAAGGCAGTTGGGGAAAAAATAGCAACCCAACTTGGAATTGACGAGGTGTATACTGAATTGTTACCGACCGACAAGGTAGAAAAAATTGAGGCTCTGGATGCTAAGAAATCTCATAAGGGGAAAATTGTATTTGTTGGAGATGGTATCAATGATGCACCAGTACTTGCGAGAGCTGATATTGGCGTGGCAATGGGCGGCTTGGGGTCTGATGCTGCAATTGAAGCAGCTGATATAGTTATCATGACGGATGAACCATCAAAAATTGTCACTGCAATTAAAGTAGCAAAAAGGACTAGGAAAATTGTGATGCAAAACATTGTGTTTGCATTAGGGGTTAAAGCCATATTCCTTGCACTTGGTGCGGTGGGAGTTGCAACTATGTGGGAAGCTGTATTCGCTGACATGGGTGTGGCAATAATCGCAATATTAAATGCAATGAGGGTAATGAATACAAAAAGTATATAGGACTACATGATTTATTAACCCCTTGATTTATTTCCTCAAAGATAAAATCAAGGGGTATCTGTATTTAAATTTAGGTGATTGTGAAACTATGAGACGAAAATTTACAGCTAGCAATCAATAGAGGAAGATATAGGAAAGATACAGTATACCAGAGAGTACATTTAATCAAGAAAGGTCTGAATTTTATTGATGAACATTGAAAACAGAAAAAAACAGGCATGACAAATAGACCCCAATGATTTATGCAAATGAGGTAGATGCTTAAGTTTAGCTGGCTGTTGAATTAAGCAGCTATAGACTTAACAGAACGAATTTTATCTATAGCTCCCATACGGTATGCTAGTAAAACAGTAATAAGATGCGCAGCACCAGCCATGAAGAAATCTGCCTTGATGGTTTTGCGGTCTCTAGCCTGGAGATTACCAAGCTGCAGGGGAAGTTTGAGCCTAGAGATAACCTGCTCAATGATATGTCGAAAATCAGCTATTTGATTCCATTGCTCTGTATCTCTAGGAATAGGGGTATGAACTCTATAATTATCTTTGGGATATGTATAAAACATTCTGCCACAATCGGAAGTTGTACATTTATCCTCGCAGGAACAAACATATT contains the following coding sequences:
- a CDS encoding ArsR/SmtB family transcription factor, which translates into the protein MAKKIQPIERCDCDVIHEEIVNKVREKMPQEETLYDLAELFKVFGDSTRIKILWALDESEMCVCDIAFLLNMTQSAISHQLRVLKQAELVKSRREGKIVFYSLEDEHVKQIFDQGLIHISEESK
- a CDS encoding heavy metal translocating P-type ATPase, with the translated sequence MLKKEVILEGLDCANCAAKIEDEVNKLNGVKAYMNFMNKTLTLETESEQEYKNTLQQVKTIVHKHEPDVVVKEKSVNKSNKKVLILEGLDCANCAAKIEAQTQSLEGVNSATVDFVSKKLTIEAVDKKEFGKILGEVTSIVNKLEPDVKIVDAEKKKVNKSIVMLEGLGCANCAAKMEKEISGLEGVEFAAVDFVSKKLTLEISPKVNRSELNEKIEGIVKKIEPDVKVIFEENNSKTKINENNEEEEEGVNKKEIIRLVVGGAIFAVGIIFNFQNWLELTLFIISYIIVGGEVVLRAIKGIARGQVFSEHFLMSIATIGAFFVGEYPEGVAVMLFYLVGELFQDIAVGHSRKSIRALMDIRPDYANLKVGDEIRKVSPEEVNIGDIIIVKPGEKVPLDGKVIEGNSMVDTAALTGESVPRELGPGDDALSGFINKNGVLTIEVTKDFGDSTVSKILDLVQNASSKKAPTEKFITKFARFYTPIVVFGALALAIIPPLVIPGATFSTWIYRALVFLVISCPCALVISIPLGFFGGIGGASKRGILVKGSNYLDALNNVETVVFDKTGTLTKGIFEVVDVNPQADFTDEELIEYAAFAESHSSHPIALSILKVYNKDVDITKIENYEEIAGHGILAKVGGKEILVGNSKLMNKENIKYQEVETLGTIVHVAVDKKYAGNIVISDAVKEDSADAIKGLKALGVRNTVMLTGDSKAVGEKIATQLGIDEVYTELLPTDKVEKIEALDAKKSHKGKIVFVGDGINDAPVLARADIGVAMGGLGSDAAIEAADIVIMTDEPSKIVTAIKVAKRTRKIVMQNIVFALGVKAIFLALGAVGVATMWEAVFADMGVAIIAILNAMRVMNTKSI